A single genomic interval of Fibrobacter sp. UWP2 harbors:
- a CDS encoding HD-GYP domain-containing protein, producing MEQSRAKILVVDDTKTNIEVLEGVLSPLYDVFVAMNGKKALLLAQKVKPDLILLDVMMPEMDGYETIKQIHQIDEIKDIPVFFLTAKSDNQSEQVGLDLGAVDYIAKPFTPQLVMLRVKNQLEYKRQRDELKHQRDHLNDIVAERTEDLRRTMKVLLTSLGALAEYRDPETGAHIRRTQFIVQRLAQQLQGHPHFCEYIKSKEYVDYYATAAPLHDIGKVGIQDEILRKPGRLSDEERKIMMQHPQMGYDVLRDATKELRDNPMVRIAADMALAHHERWDGLGYPNGLRGNQIPVGARLMAVADVYDALVSRRPYKEPYPHEVAVQEVVNGKDTQFDPDVVEAFVSIADDLPQIYEQFKDEQS from the coding sequence GGCAAAAAAGCACTCCTTTTGGCTCAAAAGGTCAAACCGGACCTTATTTTGCTCGATGTGATGATGCCTGAGATGGATGGTTACGAAACTATCAAGCAAATCCACCAGATCGATGAAATCAAGGACATTCCCGTATTCTTTTTGACGGCCAAGTCTGACAACCAGAGCGAGCAGGTAGGTTTGGACCTGGGGGCGGTCGACTACATTGCAAAACCCTTTACACCTCAGTTGGTGATGCTCCGTGTCAAGAACCAGCTCGAGTACAAGCGCCAGCGCGACGAACTCAAGCACCAGCGCGACCATTTGAACGACATCGTGGCCGAGAGGACCGAGGACCTTCGCAGGACTATGAAGGTCCTGCTCACGAGCTTGGGCGCCCTCGCCGAATACCGCGACCCCGAAACGGGCGCGCACATTCGCCGTACCCAGTTTATTGTACAGAGGCTCGCGCAGCAGTTGCAGGGGCACCCGCATTTTTGCGAATACATCAAGTCCAAGGAGTACGTGGACTACTATGCGACTGCCGCCCCGCTGCACGACATTGGCAAGGTGGGCATCCAGGACGAAATCTTGCGCAAGCCGGGCCGCCTGAGCGACGAAGAACGCAAAATCATGATGCAGCATCCGCAAATGGGCTACGACGTTTTGCGCGATGCGACCAAGGAACTGCGCGACAACCCCATGGTCCGCATTGCCGCCGACATGGCGCTTGCGCACCATGAGCGTTGGGACGGATTGGGATACCCCAATGGGCTTCGCGGAAACCAGATTCCCGTGGGGGCGCGCCTCATGGCGGTCGCCGACGTTTACGACGCGCTTGTTTCGCGCAGGCCCTACAAGGAGCCGTACCCGCACGAGGTCGCCGTACAAGAAGTGGTTAACGGGAAGGATACGCAGTTCGACCCCGATGTGGTCGAGGCGTTTGTCTCGATTGCCGATGACCTTCCGCAAATTTACGAACAATTCAAGGACGAGCAAAGTTGA